The following are from one region of the Escherichia sp. E4742 genome:
- a CDS encoding sel1 repeat family protein, producing the protein MKAYLLLFFYFSLIYQLHGADVKIKENESMMGSTAMTYDLSEEKLMKLKYKSQHGDSEASFRLYQYYCFTKNNIDKQLRYLERSASQGNVTAQFNYGVFLSDTNPTLSEYYDLNRATYWMEFAVNNGNIDAKSKLQELKKLKRMDRRKNKENP; encoded by the coding sequence ATGAAAGCATACTTGTTACTATTTTTTTATTTTTCTCTTATTTATCAATTGCATGGTGCTGATGTGAAAATAAAAGAAAACGAAAGTATGATGGGATCTACAGCAATGACCTATGATTTAAGTGAAGAAAAGTTGATGAAACTGAAGTATAAATCACAACATGGTGATTCAGAGGCATCATTTCGACTATATCAATATTACTGCTTTACTAAAAATAATATTGATAAACAATTGCGATACTTAGAAAGATCAGCATCTCAGGGGAATGTTACAGCGCAGTTTAATTATGGTGTTTTTTTATCAGATACAAATCCAACATTATCAGAATATTATGATTTGAATAGAGCTACTTATTGGATGGAATTCGCTGTAAATAACGGTAATATTGATGCAAAGAGCAAACTTCAAGAGCTCAAAAAGCTAAAGCGAATGGATAGAAGGAAGAATAAGGAGAATCCGTAA
- a CDS encoding ISAs1 family transposase codes for MELKKLMEHISVIPDYRQAWKVEHKLSDILLLTICSVISGAEGWEDIEDFGETHLDFLKQYGDFENGIPVHDTIARVVSCISPAKFHECFINWMRDCHSSDDKDVIAIDGKTLRHSYDKSRRRGAIHVISAFSTMHSLVIGQIKTDEKSNEITAIPELLNMLDIKGKIITTDAMGCQKDIAEKIQKQGGDYLFTVKGNQGRLNKAFEEKFPLKELNNPEHDSYAISEKSHGREEIRLHIVCDVPDELIDFTFEWKGLKKLCVAVSFRSIIAEQKKEPEMTVRYYISSADLTAEKFATAIRNHWHVENKLHWRLDVVMNEDDCKIRRGNAAELFSGIRHIAINILTKDKIFKAGLRRKMRKAAMDRDYLASVLAGCGLS; via the coding sequence ATGGAACTTAAAAAATTGATGGAACATATTTCTGTTATCCCCGATTACAGACAAGCCTGGAAAGTGGAACATAAATTGTCGGATATTCTACTGTTGACTATTTGTTCCGTTATTTCTGGTGCAGAAGGTTGGGAAGATATAGAGGATTTTGGGGAAACTCATCTCGATTTTTTAAAACAATATGGTGATTTTGAAAATGGTATTCCTGTTCACGATACCATTGCCAGAGTTGTATCCTGTATCAGCCCTGCAAAGTTTCATGAGTGCTTTATTAACTGGATGCGTGATTGTCATTCTTCAGATGATAAAGACGTCATTGCAATTGATGGAAAAACGCTCCGGCACTCTTATGACAAGAGTCGCCGCAGGGGAGCGATTCATGTCATTAGTGCGTTCTCAACAATGCACAGTCTGGTCATCGGACAGATCAAGACGGATGAGAAATCTAATGAGATTACAGCTATCCCTGAACTTCTTAACATGTTGGATATTAAAGGAAAAATCATCACAACTGATGCGATGGGTTGCCAGAAAGATATTGCAGAGAAGATACAAAAACAGGGAGGTGATTATTTATTCACTGTAAAAGGAAACCAGGGACGGCTAAATAAAGCCTTCGAGGAAAAATTCCCACTGAAAGAATTAAATAATCCAGAGCATGACAGTTACGCAATTAGTGAAAAGAGTCACGGCAGAGAAGAAATCCGTCTTCATATTGTTTGCGATGTCCCTGATGAACTTATTGATTTCACGTTTGAATGGAAAGGACTGAAAAAATTATGCGTGGCAGTCTCCTTTCGGTCAATAATAGCAGAACAAAAGAAAGAGCCAGAAATGACGGTCAGATATTATATCAGTTCTGCTGATTTAACCGCAGAGAAGTTCGCCACAGCAATCCGAAACCACTGGCACGTGGAGAATAAGCTGCACTGGCGTCTGGACGTGGTAATGAATGAAGACGACTGCAAAATAAGAAGAGGAAACGCAGCAGAATTATTTTCAGGGATACGGCACATCGCTATTAATATTTTGACGAAGGATAAAATATTCAAGGCCGGGTTAAGACGTAAGATGAGAAAAGCCGCTATGGACAGAGACTACCTCGCGTCAGTCCTTGCGGGGTGCGGGCTTTCGTAA
- the nikR gene encoding nickel-responsive transcriptional regulator NikR, which produces MQRVTITLDDDLLETLDSLSQRRGYNNRSEAIRDILRSALAQEATQQHGTQGFAVLSYVYEHEKRDLASRIVSTQHHHHDLSVATLHVHINHDDCLEIAVLKGDMGDVQHFADDVISQRGVRHGHLQCLPKED; this is translated from the coding sequence ATGCAACGAGTCACCATCACGCTTGATGACGATTTACTGGAGACGCTGGACAGCCTGAGCCAGCGTCGTGGCTATAACAACCGTTCCGAAGCTATCCGCGATATTCTGCGCAGCGCCCTGGCGCAGGAAGCTACTCAGCAGCACGGCACGCAAGGTTTCGCAGTGCTGTCGTATGTGTATGAACACGAAAAACGCGACTTAGCCAGCCGTATTGTTTCTACGCAGCATCACCACCACGACCTCTCGGTCGCCACGCTGCATGTGCACATCAACCACGACGACTGTCTGGAAATCGCCGTGCTGAAAGGTGACATGGGCGATGTGCAGCATTTTGCCGATGACGTTATTTCCCAGCGCGGCGTACGGCACGGGCATTTGCAGTGCTTGCCGAAGGAAGATTGA
- a CDS encoding RHS element core protein has protein sequence MSGKPAARQGDMTQYGGSIVQGSAGVRIGAPTGVACSVCPGGVTSGHPVNPLLGAKVLPGETDLALPGPLPFILSRTYSSYRTKTPAPVGLPGPGWKMSADIRLQLRDNTLILNDNGGRSLYFEHLFPGEDGYSRSESLWLVRGGVAILEEGHRLAALWQALPEELRLSPHRYLATNSPQGPWWLLGWCERVPEADEVLPAPLPPYRVLTGLVDRFGRTQTFHREAAGEFSGEITGVTDGAGRHFRLVLTSQAQRAEEARQQATSGGAEPSVFPDTLPGYTEYGRDNGIRLSVVWLMHDPEYPENLPAAPLVRYGWTPRGELAAVYDRSGTQVRSFTYDDKYRGRMVAHRHAGRPEIRYRYDSDGRVTEQLNPAGLSYTYQYEKDHITITDSLDRREVLHTAGEGGLKRVVKKEHADGSVTQSQFDAVGRLKAQTDAAGRVTEYSPDVVTGLVTHITTPDGREWVFYYNHHNQLTSATGPDGLEIRREYDEFGRLIQETAPDGDITRYRYDNPHSDLPCATEDATGSRKTMTWSRYGQLLTFTDCSGYVTRYDHDRFGQVTAVHREEGLSQYRAYDGRGQLIAVKDTQGHETRYEYNTAGDLTAIIAPDGSRNGAQYDAWGKAIRTTQGGLTRSMAYDAAGRVIRLTSENGSHTTFTYDVRDRLIQETGFDGRTQRYHHDLTGKLIRSEDEELIILWHYDDADRLTHRTVNGETAEQWQYDERGWLTDISHISEGHRVAVHYGYDEKGRLTGERQTVHHPQTEALLWQHETRHAYNAQGLANRCIPDSLPAVEWLTYGSGWLSGMKLGDTPLVDFTRDRLHRETLRSFGRYELTTAYTPAGQLQSQHLNSLLSDRDYTWNDNGELIRISSPRQTRSYSYSDTGRLTGVHTTAANLDIRIPYATDPAGNRLPDPELHPDSTLSMWPDNRIARDAHYLYRYDRHGRLTEKTDLIPEGVIRTDDERTHRYHYDSRHRLVHYTRTQYAEPLVESRYLYDPPGRRVAKRVWRRERDLTGWMSLSRKPEVTWYGWDGDRLTTIQNDRTRIQTVYLPGSFTPLIRVETATGELVKTQRRSLADALQQSGGEDGGDVVFPPVLVQMLDRLESEILADRVSEESRRWLAQCGLTVEQMQNQMDPVYTPARKIHLYDCDHRGLPLALISPDGATAWYAEYDEWGNLLSEDNPHQLQQFIRLPGQQYDEESGLYYNRHRYYDPLQGRYITQDPIGLKGGWNFYQYPLNPIINVDPQGLVDINLYPESDLIHSVADEINIPGIFTIGGHGTPTSIESATRSIMTAKDLAYLIKFDENYKDGMTVWLFSCNTGKGQNSFASQLAKELHTNVIGPDTLWTWWGRGTNGKLKMDTVLTAPTNLNSNKDLMAITTKDLGNWITYGPSGHPISNMQGTPEKPSDIR, from the coding sequence ATGAGCGGAAAACCGGCGGCGCGTCAGGGCGACATGACGCAGTATGGCGGTAGCATTGTCCAGGGTTCAGCCGGGGTGCGCATTGGCGCCCCCACCGGCGTGGCCTGTTCGGTGTGCCCCGGTGGGGTGACATCCGGTCATCCGGTCAATCCGCTGCTCGGTGCAAAAGTCCTTCCCGGCGAGACGGACCTTGCCCTGCCCGGCCCGCTGCCGTTCATCCTCTCCCGCACCTACAGCAGTTACCGGACTAAAACCCCCGCGCCGGTGGGACTCCCCGGCCCCGGCTGGAAAATGTCTGCGGATATCCGCTTACAGCTGCGCGATAACACACTGATACTCAATGATAACGGCGGCAGAAGCCTGTATTTTGAGCACCTGTTTCCCGGTGAGGACGGTTACAGCCGCAGCGAATCACTGTGGCTGGTGCGCGGCGGCGTGGCGATACTGGAGGAAGGCCACCGGCTGGCCGCACTCTGGCAGGCGCTGCCGGAAGAACTCCGCTTAAGTCCGCATCGTTATCTGGCAACGAACAGTCCGCAGGGACCGTGGTGGCTGCTCGGCTGGTGTGAGCGGGTGCCGGAGGCGGATGAGGTGCTGCCCGCGCCGCTGCCGCCGTACCGGGTACTGACCGGGCTGGTGGACCGCTTCGGGCGCACACAGACGTTCCACCGCGAAGCCGCCGGCGAATTCAGCGGCGAAATCACCGGCGTGACGGATGGGGCCGGGCGTCACTTCCGGCTGGTACTGACCAGCCAGGCACAGCGGGCAGAAGAGGCCCGGCAGCAGGCCACTTCCGGCGGGGCGGAACCGTCCGTTTTTCCTGATACCCTGCCGGGCTACACGGAATATGGCCGGGATAACGGTATCCGTCTGTCTGTCGTGTGGCTGATGCACGACCCGGAATACCCGGAGAATTTACCTGCCGCACCGCTGGTGCGCTATGGCTGGACGCCGCGCGGCGAACTGGCGGCGGTGTATGACCGCAGCGGCACACAGGTGCGCAGCTTTACTTACGATGATAAATACCGGGGCCGGATGGTGGCGCACCGTCACGCAGGCCGACCGGAAATCCGTTACCGTTACGACAGCGACGGGCGGGTGACAGAACAGCTAAACCCGGCAGGCTTAAGCTACACGTATCAGTATGAGAAAGACCACATCACCATCACCGACAGCCTGGACCGCCGTGAAGTCCTGCATACCGCAGGCGAAGGCGGGCTGAAGCGGGTGGTGAAAAAGGAACACGCGGACGGCAGCGTCACGCAGAGTCAGTTTGACGCCGTGGGCAGACTTAAGGCACAGACAGATGCCGCAGGCCGGGTAACAGAATACAGCCCGGATGTGGTGACGGGGCTTGTCACACACATCACCACGCCGGATGGCAGGGAATGGGTGTTTTACTATAACCACCACAACCAGTTAACGTCAGCCACCGGGCCTGACGGGCTGGAAATACGCCGGGAATATGATGAATTCGGCCGTCTGATTCAGGAAACTGCCCCTGACGGCGATATCACCCGCTACCGTTATGATAATCCACACAGTGACTTACCCTGCGCAACGGAAGATGCCACCGGCAGCCGGAAAACCATGACGTGGAGCCGTTACGGTCAGTTGCTGACCTTCACCGACTGTTCCGGTTATGTAACCCGTTATGACCATGACCGCTTCGGGCAGGTGACGGCGGTGCACCGCGAGGAAGGCCTGAGTCAGTACCGCGCATACGACGGCCGTGGACAGTTAATTGCGGTGAAAGACACGCAGGGCCATGAAACGCGGTATGAATACAACACAGCCGGTGACCTGACCGCCATCATCGCGCCGGACGGCAGCAGAAACGGGGCACAGTACGATGCGTGGGGAAAGGCCATCCGCACCACGCAGGGCGGGCTGACGCGCAGTATGGCGTACGATGCTGCCGGACGGGTCATCCGCCTGACCAGTGAAAACGGCAGCCACACCACCTTCACTTATGATGTCCGCGACCGCCTGATACAGGAAACCGGCTTTGACGGTCGCACACAGCGTTATCACCACGACCTGACCGGCAAACTTATCCGCAGCGAGGATGAGGAGCTTATAATCCTCTGGCATTACGATGACGCTGACCGCCTCACGCACCGCACCGTGAATGGCGAAACCGCAGAGCAGTGGCAGTATGACGAACGCGGCTGGCTGACAGACATCAGCCATATCAGCGAAGGGCACCGGGTGGCGGTGCATTACGGATATGATGAGAAAGGCCGCCTGACCGGTGAGCGTCAGACGGTGCATCACCCGCAGACGGAAGCACTGCTCTGGCAGCATGAGACCAGACATGCGTACAACGCGCAGGGACTGGCGAACCGCTGTATACCGGACAGCCTGCCCGCCGTGGAGTGGCTGACCTACGGCAGCGGCTGGCTGTCCGGCATGAAACTCGGCGACACACCGCTGGTGGACTTCACCCGCGACCGCCTGCACCGGGAAACGCTGCGCAGCTTCGGCCGTTATGAACTCACCACCGCTTACACCCCTGCCGGGCAGTTACAGAGTCAGCACCTGAACAGTCTGCTGTCTGACCGCGATTACACCTGGAACGACAACGGCGAACTCATCCGCATCAGCAGCCCGCGCCAGACCCGGAGTTACAGCTACAGCGACACCGGCAGGCTGACCGGCGTCCACACCACCGCAGCGAATCTGGATATCCGCATCCCTTACGCCACGGACCCGGCAGGTAACCGCCTGCCCGACCCGGAGCTGCACCCGGACAGCACCCTCAGCATGTGGCCGGATAATCGTATCGCCCGTGACGCTCACTACCTTTACCGGTATGACCGTCACGGCAGGCTGACGGAGAAAACCGACCTCATCCCGGAAGGGGTTATCCGCACGGATGATGAGCGGACCCACCGGTACCATTACGACAGCCGGCACCGGCTGGTGCACTACACACGGACACAATATGCAGAGCCGCTGGTCGAAAGTCGCTATCTTTACGACCCGCCGGGCCGCAGGGTGGCAAAACGGGTGTGGCGGCGTGAACGGGACCTGACGGGCTGGATGTCGCTGTCACGGAAACCGGAAGTGACCTGGTACGGCTGGGACGGCGACCGGCTGACCACGATACAGAACGACAGAACCCGCATCCAGACGGTATACCTGCCGGGAAGTTTCACGCCACTCATCAGGGTTGAAACCGCCACCGGTGAACTGGTGAAAACGCAGCGCCGCAGCCTGGCGGATGCCCTTCAGCAGTCCGGCGGTGAAGACGGTGGTGATGTGGTGTTCCCGCCGGTGCTGGTGCAGATGCTCGACCGGCTGGAAAGTGAAATCCTTGCTGACCGGGTGAGTGAGGAAAGCCGCCGCTGGCTGGCACAGTGCGGCCTGACGGTGGAGCAGATGCAAAACCAGATGGACCCGGTGTACACGCCGGCGCGAAAAATCCACCTGTACGACTGCGACCATCGCGGTCTGCCGCTGGCGCTTATCAGCCCTGACGGGGCAACAGCGTGGTACGCAGAATACGATGAATGGGGCAACCTGCTGAGTGAGGATAACCCGCATCAGCTGCAGCAGTTTATCCGTCTGCCGGGTCAGCAGTATGACGAGGAGTCCGGCCTGTATTATAACCGCCACCGCTATTATGACCCGCTGCAGGGGCGGTATATCACTCAGGACCCGATTGGGCTGAAGGGGGGATGGAATTTTTATCAGTATCCGTTGAATCCTATCATAAATGTAGATCCGCAAGGTTTGGTTGATATAAATTTATACCCCGAAAGTGATCTTATCCATTCTGTAGCTGATGAGATTAATATCCCAGGCATTTTCACAATCGGGGGGCATGGTACCCCCACATCTATTGAATCCGCAACGCGCAGTATCATGACAGCTAAAGATCTGGCATATCTAATTAAATTTGATGAGAATTATAAAGATGGGATGACAGTTTGGTTATTTTCTTGTAATACAGGTAAAGGACAAAATTCATTTGCTAGCCAATTAGCTAAAGAGTTACATACAAATGTAATTGGACCTGACACGCTATGGACGTGGTGGGGGCGAGGAACTAATGGTAAGTTAAAAATGGATACAGTGCTAACAGCACCAACGAATCTTAATTCAAATAAGGATCTAATGGCTATAACAACAAAAGACCTTGGTAATTGGATAACATATGGGCCATCTGGGCACCCCATTTCTAATATGCAAGGTACGCCAGAAAAACCCAGTGATATAAGATAG
- a CDS encoding Imm57 family immunity protein: protein MARLLTIVFFFSISASAVTARQFQRELDLADKSILWALISASTKEGRKACSLSYFACKAAEAELGLAYMAANDNKEFLTSLSNIMRYKIDAGLSESYTCYLLSKGKIIRPYLKNLNPHQLAADCIETVNKIKDKNKKIIDINSVNICSDDKNIKWRVNSTIMAIDDSIKCIDE, encoded by the coding sequence ATGGCAAGGTTATTAACAATTGTATTTTTTTTCTCTATTTCTGCGAGTGCAGTTACTGCAAGACAATTTCAGAGAGAGTTAGATTTGGCAGACAAATCAATATTATGGGCACTAATATCAGCCAGTACTAAAGAGGGACGAAAAGCGTGTTCACTTAGCTATTTTGCCTGTAAGGCCGCAGAGGCTGAACTCGGACTGGCATATATGGCTGCGAATGATAACAAGGAATTTCTCACATCCTTATCTAATATAATGAGGTACAAAATAGATGCTGGACTTTCCGAATCCTATACATGCTATTTATTAAGTAAGGGAAAGATCATAAGACCATATCTGAAAAACCTAAATCCACACCAACTTGCCGCTGATTGCATTGAAACTGTAAATAAAATAAAAGATAAGAATAAAAAAATCATTGATATAAATTCAGTTAATATTTGTAGTGATGATAAAAATATAAAGTGGAGAGTTAATAGTACTATTATGGCCATTGATGATTCTATAAAATGCATCGATGAATAA
- a CDS encoding ABC transporter permease: protein MRHLRNIFNLGIKELRSLLGDKAMLTLIVFSFTVSVYSSATVTPGSLNLAPIAIADMDQSQLSNRIVNSFYRPWFLPPEMITADEMDAGLDAGRYTFAINIPPNFQRDVLAGRQPDIQVNVDATRMSQAFTGNGYIQNIINGEVNSFVARYRDNSEPLVSLETRMRFNPNLDPAWFGGVMAIINNITMLAIVLTGSALIREREHGTVEHLLVMPITPFEIMMAKVWSMGLVVLVVSGLSLVLMVKGVLGVPIEGSIPLFMLGVALSLFATTSIGIFMGTIARSMPQLGLLVILVLLPLQMLSGGSTPRESMPQMVQDIMLTMPTTHFVSLAQAILYRGAGFEIVWPQFLTLMAIGGAFFTIALLRFRKTIGTMA, encoded by the coding sequence ATGCGCCATTTACGCAATATTTTTAATCTGGGTATCAAAGAGTTGCGCAGTCTGCTCGGTGATAAAGCGATGCTGACGCTGATTGTCTTCTCGTTTACGGTGTCGGTGTATTCGTCAGCGACCGTCACGCCAGGATCGTTGAACCTCGCGCCGATCGCCATTGCCGATATGGATCAATCGCAGTTGTCGAACCGGATCGTTAACAGCTTCTACCGCCCGTGGTTTTTGCCGCCGGAGATGATCACCGCCGATGAGATGGATGCCGGACTGGACGCCGGACGCTATACCTTCGCGATAAATATTCCGCCTAATTTTCAGCGTGATGTCCTCGCCGGACGCCAGCCGGATATTCAGGTGAACGTCGATGCCACGCGCATGAGCCAGGCATTCACTGGCAACGGGTATATCCAGAATATTATCAACGGTGAAGTGAACAGCTTTGTCGCGCGCTACCGTGATAACAGCGAACCGTTGGTATCGCTGGAAACCCGGATGCGCTTTAACCCGAACCTCGATCCCGCGTGGTTTGGCGGGGTGATGGCGATCATCAACAACATTACCATGTTGGCGATTGTGCTGACCGGATCGGCGCTGATCCGCGAGCGTGAACACGGCACGGTGGAACATTTACTGGTTATGCCGATAACGCCGTTTGAGATCATGATGGCGAAGGTCTGGTCGATGGGGCTGGTGGTGCTGGTGGTATCGGGATTATCGCTGGTGCTGATGGTGAAAGGCGTGCTGGGCGTACCGATTGAAGGTTCGATCCCGCTGTTTATGCTGGGCGTGGCGCTCAGTCTGTTTGCCACCACGTCAATCGGCATTTTTATGGGGACGATCGCGCGTTCAATGCCGCAACTGGGGCTGCTGGTGATTCTGGTATTGCTACCGTTACAAATGCTTTCCGGTGGATCCACGCCGCGTGAAAGTATGCCGCAGATGGTGCAGGACATTATGCTGACCATGCCGACGACACACTTTGTCAGCCTCGCGCAGGCCATACTCTACCGTGGCGCCGGATTCGAAATCGTCTGGCCGCAGTTCCTGACACTGATGGCAATTGGCGGCGCGTTTTTCACCATCGCGCTGCTGCGATTCAGGAAGACGATTGGGACAATGGCGTGA
- the nikD gene encoding nickel import ATP-binding protein NikD: MPQQIELRNIALQAAQPLVHGVSLTLQRGRVLALVGGSGSGKSLTCAAALGILPAGVRQTAGEILADGKPVSPSALRGIKIATIMQNPRSAFNPLHTMHTHARETCLALGKPADDATLIAAIEAVGLENAARVLKLYPFEMSGGMLQRMMIAMAVLCESPFIIADEPTTDLDVVAQARILDLLESIMQKQAPGMLLVTHDMGVVARLADDVAVMSHGKIVEQGDVETLFNAPKHAMTRSLVSAHLALYGMELAS; the protein is encoded by the coding sequence ATGCCGCAACAGATTGAACTACGTAATATCGCGCTACAGGCCGCGCAGCCGCTGGTGCACGGCGTATCGTTAACCCTACAACGCGGGCGTGTGCTGGCGTTAGTCGGCGGTAGCGGCAGCGGGAAATCATTAACCTGCGCCGCGGCGCTGGGCATTCTGCCCGCAGGCGTTCGCCAGACGGCGGGGGAAATTTTAGCCGATGGCAAACCGGTTTCCCCCAGCGCGCTACGCGGTATCAAAATTGCCACCATCATGCAGAACCCGCGCAGCGCCTTTAATCCGCTGCACACCATGCACACCCACGCGCGGGAAACCTGCCTGGCGTTAGGGAAACCCGCCGATGACGCCACGCTTATTGCTGCCATAGAAGCGGTAGGGCTGGAAAACGCCGCGCGCGTGCTTAAGCTGTACCCGTTCGAAATGAGCGGCGGTATGTTGCAGCGCATGATGATTGCGATGGCGGTGCTGTGTGAATCACCGTTTATCATCGCCGATGAACCGACCACCGACCTTGATGTAGTAGCGCAGGCGCGCATCCTCGATCTGCTGGAAAGCATTATGCAAAAACAAGCGCCGGGGATGTTGCTGGTCACCCATGATATGGGCGTGGTGGCGCGTCTGGCGGATGACGTGGCGGTGATGTCTCACGGTAAGATTGTCGAACAGGGCGATGTAGAAACGCTGTTTAACGCCCCCAAACATGCGATGACGCGCAGCCTGGTTTCCGCTCATCTCGCCCTCTACGGTATGGAGCTGGCATCATGA
- the nikE gene encoding nickel import ATP-binding protein NikE, with protein MTLLNVSGLSHHYAHGGFSGKHQHQAVLNDVSLTLKSGETVALLGRSGCGKSTLARLLVGLESPSQGNISWRGEPLAKLNRAQRKAFRRDIQMVFQDSISAVNPRKTVREILREPMRHLLSLKKSEQLARASEMLKAVDLDDSVLDKRPPQLSGGQLQRVCLARALAVEPKLLILDEAVSNLDLVLQAGVIRLLKKLQQQFGTACLFITHDLRLVERFCQRVMVMDNGQIVETQAVGEKLTFSSDAGRVLQNAVLPAFPVRRRATEKV; from the coding sequence ATGACTTTACTTAACGTCTCCGGCCTTTCCCATCACTATGCGCACGGTGGATTTAGCGGCAAACATCAACACCAGGCGGTGCTGAATGACGTTTCTCTGACCCTGAAAAGCGGTGAAACCGTCGCTCTGCTGGGGCGCAGCGGCTGCGGCAAAAGCACCCTCGCGCGGCTATTGGTAGGCTTAGAATCGCCCTCACAAGGGAATATTAGCTGGCGTGGCGAACCGCTGGCGAAACTTAATCGCGCCCAGCGTAAAGCCTTCCGTCGCGATATTCAGATGGTGTTTCAGGACTCCATCAGCGCCGTTAACCCGCGCAAAACCGTGCGCGAGATCCTGCGTGAACCGATGCGCCATCTGCTATCGCTGAAAAAATCCGAACAACTGGCGCGCGCCAGTGAAATGCTGAAGGCGGTCGATCTCGACGACAGCGTGCTCGACAAACGCCCACCGCAGTTAAGCGGCGGCCAGCTCCAGCGCGTCTGCCTGGCGCGCGCGCTGGCGGTCGAACCGAAACTGCTGATTCTGGATGAAGCCGTTTCTAACCTTGATCTCGTGTTACAGGCGGGCGTCATTCGTCTACTGAAAAAGCTGCAACAACAATTTGGCACCGCCTGCCTGTTCATCACCCACGACTTACGCCTGGTGGAACGCTTTTGTCAGCGAGTGATGGTGATGGACAACGGACAAATCGTCGAAACCCAGGCGGTGGGAGAGAAATTAACTTTTTCCTCTGACGCCGGACGTGTGCTACAAAACGCGGTATTACCCGCATTCCCCGTGCGCCGTCGCGCCACTGAAAAGGTTTAA
- the nikC gene encoding nickel ABC transporter permease subunit NikC: MNFFLSSRWSVRLALIIIALLALIALTSQWWLPYDPQAIDLPSRLLSPDAQHWLGTDHLGRDIFSRLMAATRVSLGSVMACLLLVLTLGLVIGGSAGLIGGRVDQATMRVADMFMTFPTSILSFFMVGVLGTGLTNVIIAIALSHWAWYARMVRSLVISLRQREFVLASRLSGAGHVRVFVDHLAGAVIPSLLVLATLDIGHMMLHVAGMSFLGLGVTAPTAEWGVMINDARQYIWTQPLQMFWPGLALFISVMAFNLVGDALRDHLDPHLVTEHAH, from the coding sequence GTGAACTTTTTCCTCTCTTCCCGCTGGTCGGTACGCCTGGCGCTGATCATTATCGCCCTGCTGGCGCTGATTGCGCTCACCAGCCAGTGGTGGCTGCCGTACGATCCACAGGCAATTGATTTGCCGTCGCGCCTGCTCTCGCCGGATGCGCAGCACTGGCTGGGCACCGATCACTTAGGGCGTGATATTTTCTCGCGGCTGATGGCAGCGACCCGCGTGTCGCTCGGTTCGGTAATGGCCTGCCTGCTGCTGGTGCTGACATTAGGGCTGGTTATTGGCGGCAGCGCCGGACTGATTGGCGGACGCGTTGATCAGGCCACCATGCGCGTCGCCGATATGTTTATGACCTTCCCGACCTCGATTCTGTCGTTCTTTATGGTTGGCGTGCTCGGCACCGGGCTGACCAACGTAATTATCGCCATCGCCCTGTCGCACTGGGCTTGGTATGCGCGCATGGTGCGCAGCCTGGTGATTTCACTGCGCCAGCGCGAGTTTGTGCTGGCGTCACGGCTTTCTGGCGCGGGCCATGTGCGGGTGTTTGTTGATCATCTGGCAGGCGCGGTGATCCCCTCGCTGCTGGTGCTGGCGACGCTGGATATCGGCCATATGATGCTGCACGTCGCGGGGATGTCCTTCCTCGGCCTCGGCGTGACCGCGCCGACCGCCGAATGGGGCGTGATGATTAACGACGCGCGTCAGTATATCTGGACCCAGCCGCTGCAAATGTTCTGGCCGGGGCTGGCGCTGTTTATCAGCGTGATGGCCTTTAACCTGGTGGGTGACGCACTGCGCGATCATCTGGACCCTCATCTGGTGACGGAGCACGCACACTAA
- a CDS encoding ISAs1 family transposase: MELKKLMEHISLIPDYRQAWKVEHKLSDILLLTICAVISGADDLEDKEDFGETHLDFLKQYGDFENGIPVHDTIARVVSCISPAKFHECFINWMRDCHSSNDDDCKIRRGNAAELFSGIRHIAINILTNDKVFKAGLRRKMRKAAMDRNYLASVLAGSGLS, from the coding sequence ATGGAACTTAAAAAATTGATGGAACATATTTCTCTTATCCCCGATTACAGACAAGCCTGGAAAGTGGAGCATAAATTGTCAGATATTCTACTGTTGACTATTTGTGCCGTTATTTCTGGTGCAGACGATTTGGAAGATAAAGAGGATTTCGGGGAAACACATCTCGATTTTTTGAAGCAATATGGTGATTTTGAAAATGGTATTCCTGTTCACGATACTATTGCCAGAGTTGTATCCTGTATCAGTCCTGCAAAATTTCATGAGTGCTTTATTAACTGGATGCGTGACTGCCATTCCTCAAATGATGACGACTGCAAAATAAGAAGAGGAAACGCAGCAGAATTATTTTCAGGGATACGGCACATCGCTATTAATATTTTGACGAATGATAAGGTATTCAAGGCAGGGTTAAGACGTAAGATGCGAAAAGCAGCCATGGACAGAAACTATCTCGCGTCAGTCCTTGCGGGGAGCGGGCTTTCGTAA